Sequence from the Papilio machaon chromosome 26, ilPapMach1.1, whole genome shotgun sequence genome:
ACTTTAATAGTGATATCTCACAGAAGACAAGCATGGTatagatgtaaataaatagtagGACCTCCATCGGAAAGAGTTAGTCTCTTCTTTACTGTAAGATTATAATTAACAGCTAGAAGATTTATGCTCGCGGCCGCATCTTCTGTTCGTGGACGCGGAGGGCGCGCTGCGAGACTGCGGCGAGTTGCCGGCCAGTGGCGGCGACGCGCCCGAGCTGCACGAGTACCGGCGCGAGGCGGCCGAGCGCGAGCGCGGCGTGCGGCGCCGGGCCGCGGAGCGCGAGCGCGCCCagccccccgcgccccccgcacaCTCCCCCGACGACCGCGCAGACGACGACACCGGCGTGCTGGCGGCGCGCGCGGCTCCCGGCGCCGGCGTCACGCGCGCTCTGCTCGCGCTCAAGGGCAAGCTGGCCGCGGCGCGCATCGCCTGGCGCACCGGCAGCGGCAGCTCGGCGCGCGGCGGCCGACTGGGCGGCGCCGTGGAGCCCGGGGACGCGCCGCGCCTCGCGCCCATGTCGGTGCCGCGGTGCGCGCTGGGCGCGGCCGAGCTCGGCGGCCGGCTGCTGGTGTGCGGCGGGTACGACCGTGCGCGCGTGCTGCGCTGCGCGGAGGCGTACGACCCCGACACGAACACGTGGACGGCGCTGCCCGACATGCGCAGCGCGCGCGGCCGCTTCCCCGCCGCGGTGCTGGGCGGCGCGCTGTACGCGCTGGGCGGCAGCGACGGCCACGCGGAGCTGGACTCGGTGGACGCGTTCGGCGGCGGCGCGTGGGAGCGGCGCGCGCGGCTGCCGCTGGCGCGCTCgcacgccgccgccgccgcggaCGAGGAGGCCGGCGTGCTGTACGTGGCGGGGGGCTGGGCGGCGGGCCGCTGTCTGCGCCAGGTGCACCGCTACTCGCCCCTCACCGACACATGGACGGAGGCGCCGCCGCTCAACACCGGTGAGTCGACGGCCGCATCCCTTCCGATCGGACCTCCTCCGACCCCATTAACAGTGGTCGTGTGCGGTGTCAGGACGGTCGCAGTGCGCGGGCGTGATGTGGCAGGGCGAGCCGTGGGTGCTGGGCGGATGCGACGCGTGGCACTGCCTGGCCGGCACGGAGCGGCTGCGCGCGGGCGGGTGGGCGCCGGGCCCCGCGCTGCCCACTGCGCGCCGCTCGGTGGGCGGGGCGGTGTGGCGCGGCAGACTGGTCGCCGCCGGCGGCTCCTCGGGCGGCGCCTCGCTGCGCACCACCGCCTGGCTGGAGCCCGACGCGCTCGCCTGGCGGGAGGTAGGTCTCAGTGCCGCGGGGGAGAGGCGCTCGGGGAAGGCTGCGGCGGCTGACTGTGTGACTGTGTCAGGGGCCGCTGCTGCGCGAGGCGCGCGCGGCGCCGGCGCTGTGCGTGGTGCGCGACGTGCTGTACTGCGCGGGCGGCTTCAGCGGGCAGGAGTTCCTGGCGAGCGTGGAGTGCCTGCTGGAGCCCGACGGCTGCTGGACGGCGCTGTGGGTGCCGCACTCCCCCGCCGCGCCCGCACCGGCCACTGTGAGCGACACCGGCTATAAACCTATCACGCCTGGTCTGTTTTAGCGATACGTGATGAACATGTTGTTTTCGATTTCCAGCAAATCTTGGAGGAACAAATTCTTGAAAACCACGAGTCCGTCGTCGTGAACGGGAGCCACGATGTTGAGTTGGAGCGAGAGGACGAGATGGGTGCGCGCTGCGAGAGCGAGCGGGACGGCGCTCTCGCCAAGAAGAGTGCGAGCGAGAGAGGCGGCGCGCTGGAGCGAGACGGCGAGAGCGGCGCGGTGGGCGGGGCGTGAGCGCGGTGGGCGGGGCGTGAGCGCGGTGGGCGGGGCGTGAGCGCGGCGCGGTGGGCGGGGCGTGAGCGCGGTGGGCGGGGCGTGAGCGCGGCGCGGTGGGCGGGGCGTGAGCGCGGTGGGCGGGGCGTGAGCGCGGTGGGCGGGGCGTGAGCGCGGTGGGCGGGGCGTGAGCGCGGTGGGCGGGGCGTGAGCGCGGCGCCCACTTACACTGCATTCAGATTCAATTAAAGTTAATGAACAAGTGCGCGAGGCTCAGGTCGCGTCTTCTTACTTCACATTCACACCTACAACAGACATCTGTTCCTTCGCGTCGACATCaattatagaaataatgaaacattgtaaaaaaaaaagataacttcGCTGTCAGTAGTTTTTGTTACGTCAAATGCTGCCTTTGCGAGAGGCGCGaggtatttgtatttgttgcGTCGCGCATTTCGtagggtaaaaaaaaaagtataaagatTATATGCAgtcatatttaaacattacgAGACCAAAAAAACAGTATTGTTTTACTGAAATACTGAACGTAACTCGTTTCACTGCAGTGGGCGGGAATTATagatatttaagtttattctgTCGACCAGACTCGCCCCCCCCCTCCCCCCACAGCCTCGTCCCGAGACTCGtgcaatttagttttaaaattaacgtaCATTCCTGTTCAATCGGAAAATTCCATTAGCTTATAGTGACATTGTACTGCAACAAAAgaaatgaaagaaaacatttcttaTGTTTGCTATCATCATATTATTTATCCGTCCTTCCACTTTGTGCTGAACACTGccgcccccccccccccctcccccctCCTCCCCCCCTCCCCcctgcacacacacacacacacacacacacacacacacacaacgACACAGAGACTGTACACTCTGCATCTGTAActgtaacatatttaaattttatatctgtatcggaatactaatttaaattaaaaatatattcgtttgaacattttttttaataatgaaataaatgttagtTAAGATGAAACAATTAGTATTGAGGAAATGCAAGCGATTCATTTAATGTTATGTGACGACTCTCACTCGTAACAATCCGCAACGAGCAGTGCGCGGCGTCTACGCGGAGTGTACGCGGAGTGTACGCGGAGTGTACGCGGAGTGTACGCGGAGTGTACGCGGAGTGTACGCGGAGTGTACGCGGAGTGTACGCGGAGTGTACGCGGAGTGTCCGGGGAGTGTCCGGGGAGTGTCCGCGGGCGCGCTGCGTGCACCTTCAACTCTAGTTACCTCTGACACTCCTAGATGGGCTAGTAGAGATTgtttatggttttttttaaataaataaacaaggcatttaaataacaaaggcGTTTTATTTCCCTCGCTTCATCTTGAAGTAATCTCCCTGATATTGCGATGTGGCCAGCGACTTGAAAACCATtttgttatgtatatattatccttaagccgcattcacatttgtctGACGTATTGTGTCGTTatggctactgttcacatctatgtgacgcgttatgacgcatttttaatcagttccgttatagctctcggagagtttacacattcgcaatgttttttcatgaatcatccgattcggattcagattatgaagaagatatgcagttattggcactggcaccacttctaataaaacaaaaaaagagaagaagatattggatacatccagtaaatacaaaaagagagACTAAAGGCGAGTTTCATTGTCTCGTTAAAGAGCTTGAGAGTGATgctgaaaaatttcatcagtattttagaatgtctaccttctgacgcgtcacaacacaacaaaatggcgcgtgcacactagtccgacccgctgtgtcgtgtcgctgcgccgtcccccgcacctcacccaactgacgcggaccgggatcgctactgacgcgacacgacacaagccatcacgacacactgcgtcagagaagtgtgcacgcaaccatattaattgtatgagaccgatacctttctgatgcatcacgacacaacacgtcagacaaatgtgaatgcggctttaGTCAATCCTAAAACAATGAAAGTATAATTGACATACATGCATACGTAGGGCACTCGGAAAGGTTTGcgatactaaaaaaaaaaaaatctataggaaaatatatttttatgacactTTTTCAAGGTACTCACTAAtgagaagtttttttttttttttttttttttttttttttttttttttttttttttttacatcaccTTAACTAAACTCGAATTGACGATATGTACTAATTTGTACagcaaataataattgaaatgacTAATAATGAAAgaactagatggcgttacgACATTTCTCCTGCGCCGcaacagatggcgctgtagTAACTGTTCATTTGATTTCATCGCGATGTTTAGAGACATGTGACatgtcatacatacatacctCGTAGGTAgctaggtttttttttttttttcccaCCCGAGAGTACATCCTCCTGGGTGGGAGTATATTGTCATGttccacaaaattttatacatgatcttacacattaaattatatacagagctgggcattaactcgttaatccgttaatcgttaattaacaaagttaacattttgcttaacggattaacttttaagttaacttcaaaaagtgttaacgcttttgttaacttccgttaaactcaaattccgttaataaaagtccgttaatcgttaaattagaaacttggagacgtgctgtcattttgtttaaataacgtgccacgccacgctcgtaagttcaactatgttgagagactgtcggcgactcgaatggtgaacgaacgagttgataatgtgaagttcgcgtgcaagtgtgatgcatcagagcgtccgggaaagatgtgaccaacaggacgaaatcagtatgtataattttggtatggttaactgcacaggtgggcacagttaatcgaaaagttaacttcgttaatcgttaattcgttaattaaaaaattaactccgttaatcgttaaagcgttaaattctcgaaaatttaacgcaagttaaagttaatcgttaacagttaaccgtaccaaaattatacatactaatttcacttatgtggcgacacttttttaaaatagtaattgtaCTATActtttatagaatgtacacattagtattagagataagtatgaatacattatagtatatttcattacgagtgcggaaagcctgtcattgtaAAGAGTTCCGAAgttgagggttgacagttggaacaagttgtaatgacggttccgcacgtgtactaaacaactatttttaattcagttgcgaaaaaatgaagcaatttatatataataaaaacaataaacttaactaactaaaatgtttggaaaatggcgccaactgtaaaagattaaaaacagagatttttttgttttcttcgcccattctgggtaggcaaagggaactatgcccaaacagccaagtcttcagtagattatttttattgatatgaaatttaatgagatgaaataaaatgaaacctaacctaattcatcgaatcaaatcattaaatctgatattgtaacaaattaggagcttctttttagaaatatttgcatgaatcataaaaacttcaaagatttttttttgtaaaaacatcgtggttggtttttctttttaacagacattattttgagagttgggaaagagaacgcacgagtttggaaaagctaaagaaaaagcatgagtaaaaaatgttttaatacagttgttCAAAAAATAGCGTATTGCAGTGACGAAGAGCGTtgggaatgtgggctattacatactcgtgcttttatatactcgtaatgaaatatactatttcgaaccttcttttgattttgccCTGtaggtcacgtctttcccggacgctctgatgcatcacacttgcacgcgaacttcacatatatcaattatcaactcgttcgttcaccattcgaatcgccgacagtcgcctgacatagctgaacttacgagcgtggcgtggcgcgtaatttaaacaaaatgacagcacgtctccaagtttctaatttaacgattaacggacttttattaacggaagttgagtttaacggaagttaacaaaagcgttaaaactttttgaagttaacttaaaagttaatccgttaagcaaaatgttaacttcgttaattaacgattaacggattaacgagttaatgcccagctctggttaactgttaacgattaactttaacttgcgttaaattttcgagaatttaacgctttaacgattaacgaagttaattttttaattaacgaattaacgattaacgaagttaacttttcgattaactgtgcccacctgtgattatataaaacattgttcgCAAGGTCCAGACAGCAATCTTCCTTAGCGATTTGATACTATTGTCTGACTGCTGCCTGGACACAGTGctcataataaaaactaacttaaaattaaacctaaagCTAGACTATTATatgtagaataattttatacaacaaaataaaacaaataaatgaataaacgAGAATGATCAATTTGAGTCTTAAGGGGTGGGATTGTTGAACGCTTTTAAATGGTCAACTcagtaggtaggtaggtaggtaggtaggtaggtaggtaggtaggtaggtaggtaggtaggtaggtaggtaggtaggtaggtaggtaggtaggtaggtaggtaggtaggtaggtaggtaggtaggtaggtaggtaggttaggttaggttaggttaggttaggttaggttccccaCCAACGGTTCCCGCCTTGTCGTGGCGGTGGGGCTCTAGTAACCGTGGCTGCCTCCCACGGTGAAGCTAAGAGGAACCAGGGTCGGCCTAGCGTGCAGGACCGGCTGTCTTGGGCCGGACTGGGCTGGTCTAGCGTGCAGGGCCGACCCACCCGGAGGAGGCTGCCAGAGGCGGACTGTGGTGTCCGCTTCGGAGCATGCCAggaggtggggccgcggggggtgcgggtgggtactggtttatcctgccccctgcagccctcgtggccggatgtgtatggtggggccgcggagggGTACTGGCATACCCAGCCCCTCCGCGGCCCGTAGGGTCAACGGCGGGGCCCGACATCGGACCCGCCGATGGTGGCTGGGGAGGCGGGGGTAAAACCTCGTCTCTCCGGCTTCCATAGCCCCGTGGTGGCAGGTTCGGGGGGACCTGTCACCCGCTTCGAAGGGCAAGGAGGATGGCGCGTATCGTTCCGGCGCGCCTCCCCTAAAGGATGGATGGTGGGTTCACCCACCCCAGTGGTGGAGCTGCTTCGGCGGCTAGCGCAGACGGGGCCGCGGAGGAGTGCGAAAGCGTGCCCGTAGCCCCGTCACCAATGCGCAGGAGGAACAGAGGTGGTTTAGCGGGTATGCTCCCActaggggagagaatctcgcataacttcgtgtcccccccggggcatgtcgtatgcataaagcattcccctctttaaaaaaaaaaaaaaaaaaaaaaaaaggttaggttaggttaggttaggttaggttaggttaggttaggttaggttaggttaggttaggttccacggacctgagctcggggcgaagccccggtTCCCGAGGAGCTCTCCCGCGCCCGGGAGGCGAGGAGAAGGACGACCGTGGAGCTGTGGGCGAGAGGCCTAGCGCACGCCAAATATGGCGTgcgcaccatagaggccatacgcccgcagctcccggagtggtgtgggaggagccacggctccctcaccttccgactgacacaggtgctgtccggGCATGGTTGCTTCGGACGGTACCTGtgtcggatcggaagggaGGTGACGATGCGCTGCCACGGGTGCGGCGCCAGCgaggatacggcgcagcacacactcgaagtgtgctgcgcctggagagaagagcgccgcaccctgatggcggcgataggcggcgacctctcacttcccggcgtcgtacgcgccatgttgggaagtgagaggtcttggaacgcggtctcctccttctgcgaattAGTCatgtcgcagaaggaggagagggagcgggagcgcgaaggggatcccctagcgcccccgctccgacagagaagagtggggagaaggaggcggcaattcgCTGCTGCCCTTCTCCCCACGCCTTAGAATTTTTGAGGGCCGTAAAGGCtaaacgcaggcggggtcacggaagtaagctaacgcgtttcccgtggccccgccgtaacgcgtgagagggcagtctggttttagtgggtattccggtcgccttctgcggccggcgagtcccacactcccctacgccattgcacagcccggcgtagggggtgcgtaaatgcatttccagactataaaaaaaaaaaaaaaaaaaaggttccacggacctgctcggttgtccgagtgggcggagaggtgaactccgacgtggcgcgtccccgggtggtggataggggaacgccccggcatattgctggggtagggcttttttcgccccgcgaaccaaacaccaaAACCCGTAAATCCGCACccagcggaaacgggggctctgcgcactgagcgtggggccgcgaggaagaaaacctctataaaaaattaccctggtggcaacaccacacttggcgcccactggtctttatgatcggtggacgccaagtaaaccgtaagtccgcactgagcggaaacgggggctctgcgcactgagcgtggggccgcgaggaagaaaacctctataaaaaattaccctgaggAGGAGGTGGATGTTCCGTAGGGCTACACCGGACAGGGCCACCCATACCGGGCAGGCCTGCGGAACATCGACGAGGGCGTGCGGCATCACGTTAAAAGGCAGCGGACTTCGGTCGGAGTATGGCGGCCTCCAAGGCCGCGCGTCATGACTGGGGGACCTCACCCTGCTCAACAAAGGCGGCTTCCGGTGTCCGACAACGCCGGACAAAATGGACAATGGCAGACTTTAATAAGTATataccccaggagggtaccgCTGGCTATGCCAGCGGAGAATCCCTCCCAGAGGTCATTCTGACCTCTGGCCGGCCCACGTACTCTGGGGGGGCCAAAGCATGCCAAACCACGACCTCAGCACGAAACCCGGAAATGATAGCAAGCGATATGGATTTGACGAATCGGAAGGAGAAGGAAGCGTGGACAGGAAGAGGAGGAAAGGCTGGTAAGGACCAGGCAGAGGAGGAAGAGACGAGCGACGCGGAGTTGGTGTCGGTCTCTGAAACACCTGGAATGTCCGGAATATCCGGTCTGTCCTCGTCTGACTCGGACAGCACGATAGAGGGCACAAAAGACCTAGGGGAGGCGAACAGGGCCGCCCCTACAGCCCCGAGACTCGCCCTCAGATTTGCGGCGAAAATGCCAAAGAAGAGGGCGTTGAAAGATGACGGAGCGGCGGCCCCGGTGGCCGTCAAAGTATCAACGGCGGCAAGAGGCCGCCCAAGACGACCAGCTCACAGCAGCTACCTGAAGGAGGCCAAAGCACATCTGGCGGAGGGGGGGGAGAGTGGAGCAAGCAGCTCGAACCCCCCCCCCTACCGGCCCCCGTGCCTCCCGCCCAGGGACCCGTCGGAGCCGAGGTGCTCCCAGCCGGCGGCCGCGACGATCGAGGCCCTTGCTGCTAAAGCCCTCCTGAATGTGGCCGCCATTCAGGGGGAAGTGAAGAAAAGCGGCAACATTAAGGGCACGGTCCTGGGACAGATCAACCGGGCCACAAAAGAGGTGATCGAGGCGGTGGAGGAGCTCCGCTCGATCACCCCTCAGGAGGAACAGCGCCGACTCCGCGCGGAAAATGCCCGGCTAGCGAGGGAAGTGGAGCTCATCCGCGCGGAGCTCAAGGCATTCAAAGAGGCGTACTCGGAGTCGCAGAGGAAAGCGGCCGCGACTCCGAGGGAGGTTCCTCAGGCCCGGGAGGAGGGAGTGGAGACCGTGCTCAGGGGCGCCCTCGAGGAGATGAGGCGCGACCTTCTAGAGTCCGTAGGCGGGATGGTAAACGCCCGCCTAGGAGACCTGGAAACGCGCCTCCCCCCTGAGCCGGTGGTCAGACCGCCTCTTCAAGCGGACCAACAccacccgccgccgccgcgccctgTGGCCCGGCCAAGACTGGCAACCGGTGCCACCAAAGGCGCCGAAGCACGACCGGCCCAGGCCCCCGTGGCCAAAGCCGGTCCAGCCCCGAAGCCGAAGAGGCGAATTAATAAGACTGGACCAGCCGCCCCTCCCCCCCCTCCACCTGCTGGCGGAGGAGGGAGTGCGGAGACGGCCACAAAGGCCAAAGCCGGAGCCACCAAAACTGCCCCCCAAACACCCGGGGGCGAGGAAACACCATGGGCCAAAGTGGTCGGCCGGAAGGCCCGTAAGAAGAAGGCCCCGGCCAAGGCCCCGCCCGCTGCACAGGTTCACCCTGTAAGAACGCAGCGGGCTGCCCCCCCCCCCAAAGCGGTAAAGATCGTGGCCCCTAAGACGGCGGCCATCACCGTCACCCTCAAACCGGGGGCCACGATCACGACAGCGGAAGGTCAGGTCGCCGAGGCCAAATATACAGATATATTGGCCAAGGCCAAGGCGGCGATCTGCCTTAGAGACCTCGGCTTGGAGACGGTCAAGGTACGTACCAGCATGACCGGCTCCAAGCTGATGGAGGTGGGGGGGAGCACCCCAGAAGAGACGGCCGACCGCCTGGCCGCCGAATTGACACGCGTCATTGGCGGCTGGGCGGACATCGCGCGTCCGTCCAAGCTCGCGGACCTCCGGGTCTCGGGTTTGGACGAGACGATAACGCGCGAGGAGGTGGCAGCCAAATTGGCTACAGTCGGGGGCTGCCACCCCGAGGCCGTCAAAGTGGGCCTAATCAGGCCCAGCTTCTGGGGTGGGGGGTCCACCCTGGTGAAATgtccggcggcggcggcgaaaACTGTCGCTCAGATAGGGAAGGTGGCCATAGGGTGGAGTATGGCCACCGTCACCGCGGTAAGGGCCCGGCCGCTGCGATGCTTTAAGTGCATGCAGCTGGGCCACACCCGGGCCCTATGCCCGTCGGAAGCGGAGGATGGTCGCCTCTGCTTCCGATGTGGCCAAGAGGGCCACAAGAGGGCGGCGTGCGAGGCGCCTGTCAACTGCGCCGTGTGCAAAAGGACAGGCTGCCCGCACGCCCACGTAATGGGGGGAGCTAAATGCACCCCCCCCACCATGAGGGGGAAGGCCCGCTCCACCGGCCCTCCCCCTGCGCCAAGAGCGCAGCCGCCGTCCGGGCCGCATCAACCGCCCGAAGAGGAACGTATGCAGGTGTCATAAATGCCCAGACACCTGCATACGGAGTTCCTGCAGACCAACGCCAACCACTCCGCCCGCGCACAGGACCTGCTCATGCAGGCCCTGGCGGAGTGGAAAATTGCCGTTGCTGTCGTGGCCGAGCCCTACCTCATCCCTTCCCAGCCTCATTGGGTCGGGGACACGGAGGGCTCGGTCGGAATGGTGGCGCCGCCAACGGGCCCGCAAATCCTCTCTCTCAGAGAGAGAGGTGCGGGTTACGTGGCGGCAAACTGAGGAGAAGTAGTGCTCATCGGAGTCTACTTCTCCCCGAACAGGAGCCTCTCGCAATTTgagaggttcctggatggcctggaGCTGGTGGTGCGGAGGGCATTGCCAgcccaggtcatcgtgatgggggacctcaaTGCTAAGTGCGCGGCTTGGGGATCCCCCATCACCGACGTCAAGGGGGCGCACCTTCGGGACTGGGCCCTCACTATTGGCCTGGTCCCGGAGAACCGGGGCAGCGCCTTCACATGTGTGCGCGCACGGGGTGGCTCAGTTGTCGACGTGACGTTTGCCACCCCCAATATCGGCGCGCGCATCTCGTGTTGGCGCGTCCTGGAGGATGTGGAGACCCTGTCAGATCACCTGTACATCAGGTTCAGGGTCTCCACAGCGCCCCCTGGGCGTCAAACCCGCACGGCGGGCGGCAGGGGCGTCTTCCCTAGGTGGCAGCTGTCACGTCTCGACGAAGACCTGGCAGAGGAGGCCGCTATTGTTTGTTCGTGGGCCTCCGACCCCCCTCAATCCCTGGGGGTCGGAGAAAGGGCTGCCAGGTTCCGTCGGGACTTGACAGCTGTATGCGACTCAGCAATGCCTAGGGCTCGACGCCTCACGCCCCGAGAGGgggtgtactggtggtcgcGGGACCTCGCGGCCCTGCGTGCCACCAGCAACGCTGCCCGCCGTGCACTCTCCCGGTGCCGAAGACGTCGGCATCGGGAGCCGGGCGAGCTGGAGCGCCTTCACGCCGAAATGCGTTCGGCCAAGAAGGCGCTCCAAGCCGCCATAGGGGCCGCCAAGGACGCTGCATACTCGGAGTTCTTGGCGGCCCTGGACGCggacccgtgggggcgcccgtACCGGATGGTACGGGCCAAATTCAAAACGGCGCCCCCCACGGAGGCCATGGAGCCGGCCGTCCTCAGCGCGGTGGTAGAGGGGCTATTCCCAGACAGCCCCCCATTCGAGCCACCGCGCATGTCGCAGCAGAGGGATGACGACGAGGACGACGCCGCCGTCCCTAATCCTCCTCCGATAACCGAGGAGGAAATGCTAGGGGCGGCCCGCCGGCTCCAAGGCCCGCGGAAGGCCCCGGGACCGGACGGGGTCCCGGGGAAGGTTCTCCCCATCGCGCTGAAGCACCTCGGGGACCGCCTACGCTGCCTCTTCGAGGACTGCCTGGCAGCGGGGCACTTCCCTGaggtgtggaaggaggggcgACTGGTCCTCATCAGGAAAGAAGGCCGCCCCGCGGACTCTCCGTCGGGATACCGCCCACTagtgatgctggatgaggccgGGAAGCTACTAGAGCGTGTTATAGCTGCCcggatcatccagcatctAGAGAGGGACGGGCCGCAGCTTTCGGTGAACCAATTCGGGTTCCGGTCAGGACGATCCACCTTGGACGCCCTGGCCGCCCTGAAGAAGTTCACCGACGAAGCGGCCCAAAAGGGGCAGGGAGCCATGGCGGTGTCATTAgacatcgccaacgccttcggctccctcccctttGCGGTAATAGAGGAGGCGCTCCGATATCACGGAGTGCCCCTCTACCTGCGGAGAGTCgtaggacactacctgcaagggcgggtagtgtcctacatggggagaACCGGCAGAGAGGAaaggcggatggcctccggtgttccacaggggtccGTGCTAGGGCCCCTGCT
This genomic interval carries:
- the LOC123722505 gene encoding influenza virus NS1A-binding protein homolog B-like — translated: MKPHDDGINGHESGGSAASGGARSDDSEGEEAALEEELSLVDEAAPARVLAALNALRKARQHYDVLLAAGAGGAGEEVAAHRAVLAAVSPRLLAALPATPPAAAPAAPALRLPDVDAEALRELVEYAYTGRLRVRDAAGARRLYRAAARLRVETARAHLAERLVRRPAPHDALAVRALPDLQRHHRAALDAYIAEHFDEICACGALAALPLIHIEMLRETSAERGQEAPAAVAGAALTWLRDQLAAGTHLEDLCSRPHLLFVDAEGALRDCGELPASGGDAPELHEYRREAAERERGVRRRAAERERAQPPAPPAHSPDDRADDDTGVLAARAAPGAGVTRALLALKGKLAAARIAWRTGSGSSARGGRLGGAVEPGDAPRLAPMSVPRCALGAAELGGRLLVCGGYDRARVLRCAEAYDPDTNTWTALPDMRSARGRFPAAVLGGALYALGGSDGHAELDSVDAFGGGAWERRARLPLARSHAAAAADEEAGVLYVAGGWAAGRCLRQVHRYSPLTDTWTEAPPLNTGRSQCAGVMWQGEPWVLGGCDAWHCLAGTERLRAGGWAPGPALPTARRSVGGAVWRGRLVAAGGSSGGASLRTTAWLEPDALAWREGPLLREARAAPALCVVRDVLYCAGGFSGQEFLASVECLLEPDGCWTALWVPHSPAAPAPATQILEEQILENHESVVVNGSHDVELEREDEMGARCESERDGALAKKSASERGGALERDGESGAVGGA
- the LOC123722506 gene encoding nucleolar protein dao-5-like, with amino-acid sequence MADFNKYIPQEGTAGYASGESLPEVILTSGRPTYSGGAKACQTTTSARNPEMIASDMDLTNRKEKEAWTGRGGKAGKDQAEEEETSDAELVSVSETPGMSGISGLSSSDSDSTIEGTKDLGEANRAAPTAPRLALRFAAKMPKKRALKDDGAAAPVAVKVSTAARGRPRRPAHSSYLKEAKAHLAEGGESGASSSNPPPYRPPCLPPRDPSEPRCSQPAAATIEALAAKALLNVAAIQGEVKKSGNIKGTVLGQINRATKEVIEAVEELRSITPQEEQRRLRAENARLAREVELIRAELKAFKEAYSESQRKAAATPREVPQAREEGVETVLRGALEEMRRDLLESVGGMVNARLGDLETRLPPEPVVRPPLQADQHHPPPPRPVARPRLATGATKGAEARPAQAPVAKAGPAPKPKRRINKTGPAAPPPPPPAGGGGSAETATKAKAGATKTAPQTPGGEETPWAKVVGRKARKKKAPAKAPPAAQVHPVRTQRAAPPPKAVKIVAPKTAAITVTLKPGATITTAEGQVAEAKYTDILAKAKAAICLRDLGLETVKVRTSMTGSKLMEVGGSTPEETADRLAAELTRVIGGWADIARPSKLADLRVSGLDETITREEVAAKLATVGGCHPEAVKVGLIRPSFWGGGSTLVKCPAAAAKTVAQIGKVAIGWSMATVTAVRARPLRCFKCMQLGHTRALCPSEAEDGRLCFRCGQEGHKRAACEAPVNCAVCKRTGCPHAHVMGGAKCTPPTMRGKARSTGPPPAPRAQPPSGPHQPPEEERMQVS